One window of the Dehalococcoidia bacterium genome contains the following:
- the coaE gene encoding dephospho-CoA kinase (Dephospho-CoA kinase (CoaE) performs the final step in coenzyme A biosynthesis.) → MLVVGLTGGIASGKSTVAAMLRERGAAIIDADALGHRVLERGSDSWATLVATFGEGILSDNGEIDRRRLGAIVFADPEQLKRLNAISHPRIRRMALDELAALRARGDVEVAVVEAALLFEGGWDDFCDEVWVVYVPEEIALARLRSRNGLTDAQARERIRAQMPIDEKRARANIVLDNSGSLADLEAQVEEAWAAALRRARGEAPPLSRTGAAR, encoded by the coding sequence ATGCTCGTTGTCGGCCTGACTGGAGGCATCGCCAGCGGCAAGTCGACCGTCGCCGCCATGCTGCGCGAACGCGGCGCTGCCATCATCGATGCCGATGCGCTCGGTCACCGCGTGCTGGAGCGCGGCAGCGACAGCTGGGCAACCCTCGTTGCCACCTTCGGCGAAGGTATCCTCAGCGACAATGGAGAGATCGATCGGCGCCGCCTCGGCGCCATTGTGTTTGCCGACCCCGAGCAGCTGAAGCGTCTCAACGCGATCTCCCATCCCCGCATCCGCCGCATGGCCCTCGATGAGCTCGCTGCCCTTCGCGCCCGAGGCGATGTCGAGGTGGCAGTGGTTGAGGCGGCGCTCCTCTTCGAAGGGGGGTGGGACGATTTCTGCGACGAAGTGTGGGTTGTCTATGTTCCCGAGGAGATCGCGCTCGCGCGCCTTCGCTCGCGCAACGGGTTGACCGACGCGCAGGCCCGCGAGCGGATCCGAGCCCAGATGCCGATTGACGAGAAGCGCGCCCGCGCCAACATCGTGCTCGACAACAGCGGCAGCCTCGCCGACCTTGAGGCGCAAGTCGAAGAAGCGTGGGCGGCGGCGCTGCGGCGCGCGCGCGGCGAGGCGCCGCCTCTTTCGCGAACGGGAGCGGCGCGATGA
- a CDS encoding ABC transporter substrate-binding protein, producing the protein MFRPLPPNLLRPLAALALVGVACAPAAPTQTAGSVTGPVMLQDFKLNIAISTSITTLDPHAAIGNNPRRYGLYECLVAQDEAGRLEPALASSWRNVDATTWEFKLAPNRKFHDGSPVTAEDVKYSLDRATNPELRLAILARTGTIDQTTIVDPSTIRITTKGPDPILLKRVALVVIVPKAYLERIGPAEFATKGMGTGPYMVKEFNGTDRLLLVANPHYPTKPGASEILVRSVPEASARIAGLRTGELDLIDNVPIDQYEAVTRAGMQVIVFNQGQTIGAFIFSTLAGEPTQNKLVRQAINYAVDKEAIARDIFKGLTRPTGQVVQTTTVGYNPNIRPYPYDPARARQLLAQAGYPTGFRIRMAVTLGTTAAEPTFLLIQSNLRDVGIEAAIEQSADSAFLLDHWYGRTQRAHILTAGLLNSPAMDADFALTWFRGNEPEPARRHNDPEFDRYYLASLTEMDEKKRVELLQKAIEVMYENPPFLFLVDGVRLWAASSKLENVIPRGDQEPRFDIIRKKA; encoded by the coding sequence ATGTTCCGGCCGCTACCTCCGAACCTGCTCAGACCGCTCGCCGCGCTCGCTCTCGTCGGAGTGGCCTGCGCTCCTGCCGCGCCGACCCAGACAGCGGGGAGCGTCACCGGCCCAGTGATGCTTCAAGACTTCAAGCTGAACATCGCGATCTCGACGAGCATCACCACCCTCGACCCGCACGCGGCGATCGGGAACAACCCGCGCCGCTATGGCCTCTATGAGTGTCTCGTTGCTCAGGACGAAGCTGGCCGGCTGGAGCCGGCGCTCGCCTCCTCATGGCGCAATGTTGACGCGACAACGTGGGAGTTCAAACTCGCGCCGAACCGCAAGTTCCACGACGGCAGCCCGGTGACAGCCGAGGATGTGAAATACAGTCTCGACCGAGCGACCAACCCCGAGCTCCGTCTTGCCATTCTCGCCCGGACCGGCACCATCGACCAGACGACGATCGTCGATCCGTCGACGATCCGGATCACGACGAAGGGTCCGGACCCGATCCTGCTCAAGCGGGTCGCCCTTGTCGTGATCGTGCCGAAGGCCTATCTCGAGCGGATCGGTCCTGCCGAGTTCGCCACCAAAGGGATGGGCACCGGTCCGTACATGGTGAAAGAGTTCAACGGCACCGACCGGCTGTTGCTCGTCGCCAACCCGCACTATCCGACGAAGCCGGGCGCGAGCGAGATTTTGGTGCGGTCGGTTCCGGAGGCGTCGGCACGCATCGCCGGGCTGCGGACCGGCGAACTCGACCTGATCGACAATGTGCCGATCGACCAGTATGAAGCGGTGACGCGCGCCGGGATGCAGGTGATCGTCTTCAACCAAGGCCAGACAATCGGCGCGTTCATCTTCAGTACCCTTGCCGGCGAGCCGACACAGAACAAGCTGGTTCGCCAGGCGATCAACTACGCCGTTGATAAGGAGGCGATCGCCCGCGACATCTTCAAAGGACTGACGCGGCCGACGGGCCAGGTTGTCCAGACGACGACGGTCGGCTACAACCCGAACATCCGGCCGTATCCGTACGATCCGGCGCGGGCGCGCCAGCTGCTGGCGCAGGCGGGCTACCCGACTGGCTTTCGGATCCGGATGGCGGTCACCCTCGGCACGACGGCGGCGGAGCCGACCTTCCTGCTCATCCAGAGCAACCTGCGCGATGTCGGGATCGAGGCTGCAATCGAACAGTCTGCCGACTCCGCGTTCTTGCTCGACCACTGGTACGGCCGAACGCAGCGGGCGCATATCCTCACCGCGGGGCTGCTCAACTCCCCGGCAATGGACGCCGACTTCGCGCTGACCTGGTTCCGCGGCAACGAACCGGAGCCGGCGCGCCGGCATAACGACCCCGAATTCGACCGCTACTACCTCGCGTCCCTGACCGAAATGGATGAGAAGAAGCGGGTCGAGCTGCTGCAGAAAGCGATTGAGGTGATGTACGAGAACCCGCCGTTCCTCTTTCTCGTCGACGGGGTTCGCCTCTGGGCCGCCAGCAGCAAGCTCGAAAACGTCATCCCGCGCGGCGACCAAGAGCCCCGCTTCGACATCATCCGCAAGAAGGCATAG
- a CDS encoding nuclear transport factor 2 family protein, producing MADLRALVARWIEAFNRRDWAAYADCFTDDVTYLTPGRSEPLVGRDAHVAQDQRNAGDGRLTAHLVIIGDDGRHVAVEGVFETSTRLSKWVSILEIRDGRIAAERLYFDRLRS from the coding sequence ATGGCTGACCTCCGCGCGCTCGTCGCCCGCTGGATCGAGGCGTTCAATCGGCGCGACTGGGCCGCCTATGCCGACTGTTTCACCGACGATGTCACCTATCTGACGCCGGGCCGCTCCGAGCCGCTCGTCGGCCGCGACGCTCATGTCGCGCAGGATCAGCGCAACGCCGGCGACGGGCGATTGACGGCGCATCTGGTCATCATCGGCGACGACGGCCGCCATGTCGCGGTCGAAGGGGTGTTCGAGACCAGCACCCGCCTCTCAAAATGGGTCTCGATCCTCGAAATCCGCGACGGCCGCATCGCCGCGGAGCGGCTGTATTTCGACCGCCTCCGCAGCTGA
- the dcd gene encoding dCTP deaminase has protein sequence MQEITPVPMATAGRSCYDADKKTEGSTAMVLSDKRILEELEKGNIVIEPFDRRQLGTNSYDVRLGEWYYEPNRNLMVVDFFDEESVRAFWGEPKRAKDGIITIRAGDTILAHTQEVVGARNGFTTSMRCRSSIGRSALSVCKCAGLGDVGYIARWTMEITNHSQSNIRLPVGARIAQIMFYEVGPTLTEYRGKYGQSEWTPEEMLPRLYRDWDVELFHPAFSMNGARS, from the coding sequence GTGCAGGAGATTACCCCCGTTCCGATGGCGACGGCAGGACGGTCCTGCTACGATGCAGACAAGAAGACGGAGGGAAGCACGGCGATGGTGCTGAGCGACAAACGCATTCTCGAAGAGCTGGAAAAGGGGAATATCGTCATCGAACCGTTCGACCGCCGCCAGCTGGGGACAAACTCCTACGATGTCCGGCTAGGGGAGTGGTACTACGAGCCGAACCGCAACCTGATGGTCGTCGACTTCTTTGACGAGGAGTCTGTCCGGGCGTTCTGGGGCGAGCCGAAGCGGGCGAAAGACGGGATCATTACTATCCGCGCCGGCGACACGATCCTCGCTCACACCCAAGAGGTGGTCGGCGCGCGCAACGGGTTCACGACCTCGATGCGCTGCCGCTCCAGCATCGGACGGTCCGCGCTCTCGGTCTGCAAGTGCGCCGGCCTCGGCGATGTCGGCTATATCGCTCGCTGGACGATGGAGATCACCAATCATAGCCAGTCCAACATTCGCCTCCCTGTCGGCGCCCGCATCGCCCAGATCATGTTCTACGAGGTCGGCCCGACCCTGACTGAATACCGCGGGAAATACGGCCAGTCGGAATGGACGCCGGAAGAGATGCTGCCGCGCCTCTACCGCGATTGGGATGTCGAACTGTTTCACCCCGCTTTCTCGATGAACGGAGCGCGATCGTGA
- a CDS encoding transglycosylase domain-containing protein, producing the protein MSASMRAWQHPGLALAIVGVAAVAAFRWALAELPSPVMLADPPASILILDRNGRLLYEIETEVGSVRPVRRDEIAPSVVAATLATEDHRFFQHPGVDLVALLRAAGQSLRGEPSGGSTIEMQLARQALLRDDPLAHPPLRRKARELALALQIARHFPKDEILRLYLNRAPYGARAVGIDAASRAYFGVAASDLSVSQAALLTGLLQAPARYDPRDDPALALERRQTVLTLMTRRGMLSRDEAERAAAEPLELRPSAPPVVAPHFVVGTRERALALAAQHGGSRVITTLDAGLQQLAERTIARHLARLANHDVTNAALIAIDPRTGDILALAGSADYFNPAIDGQVNVAVSPRQPGSAIKPLTYAAAFERGYAPADVFFDVRSTFTTRRGEPFVPVNYDHDYHGPISLRTALGASINVVAVQLLDRIGVSALVEMGQRLGISTWHDADRYDLALTLGGGEVTLLDLTAAYAAFANGGLLSPPADLLRIESSAGQTLVAIERPPPRQVLAPEIAYLVAHVLSDPRARELSFGMNNPLTLSRPAGVKTGTTSRFRDNWTIGFTPQLVVGVWVGNSDGRPMREVSGISGAAPIWRDFISEALRGEPAQAFPVPAGIVWAAVCEVDGKRAAPDCPRVVLEPFLAGREPSEPSTSYQRLRIDSATGRLWEPGCRGPVSERLFWIVPPPALAWAQERGIPLPPTESCLTGQRDEAPRFVRLVAPDDGAELVISPRLPTAMQRLRVRAAAAGGAVLLTVNGIPIAPLGAAEGWWTLEPGEHVVRAALLRDGSEVAADERRIRVDGR; encoded by the coding sequence TTGTCAGCATCAATGCGAGCATGGCAGCACCCTGGTCTCGCCCTCGCGATCGTCGGGGTCGCGGCTGTCGCGGCCTTCCGCTGGGCACTGGCCGAGTTGCCCTCGCCCGTCATGCTCGCGGACCCGCCCGCGTCCATCCTCATCCTCGACCGCAACGGGCGCCTGCTCTACGAGATCGAGACCGAGGTTGGGAGCGTCCGGCCGGTCAGGCGTGATGAAATTGCGCCGAGCGTCGTGGCGGCGACCCTCGCGACCGAAGATCACCGCTTCTTCCAGCATCCCGGCGTTGATCTCGTGGCGCTCCTCCGGGCGGCAGGTCAGTCGCTGCGCGGCGAGCCGTCGGGCGGGAGCACGATCGAAATGCAGCTGGCACGGCAGGCCTTGCTCCGCGACGACCCGCTCGCCCACCCCCCGCTGCGGCGCAAGGCGCGGGAACTGGCCCTCGCGCTCCAGATCGCCCGCCACTTCCCGAAAGACGAGATCCTCCGCCTCTACCTCAACCGCGCCCCCTACGGCGCTCGCGCCGTCGGGATCGACGCCGCAAGCCGGGCGTACTTCGGCGTCGCCGCGTCCGATCTCTCGGTCAGCCAAGCGGCTCTTCTCACTGGCTTGCTCCAAGCCCCCGCGCGATACGACCCGCGCGACGACCCAGCGCTTGCGCTCGAGCGGCGCCAGACCGTGCTCACGCTGATGACACGGCGCGGCATGCTCAGCCGGGACGAGGCGGAACGCGCCGCCGCCGAACCGCTCGAGCTTCGGCCGTCAGCGCCGCCGGTCGTTGCGCCGCACTTTGTGGTCGGGACACGCGAGCGGGCGCTCGCGCTTGCCGCTCAGCACGGCGGCAGCCGCGTGATCACGACGCTCGACGCCGGCCTGCAGCAGCTTGCCGAACGGACGATCGCGCGCCATCTCGCCCGCCTCGCCAACCACGACGTCACCAACGCTGCCCTCATCGCCATCGACCCGCGAACGGGGGACATCCTCGCGCTTGCCGGCTCGGCCGACTACTTCAACCCCGCGATCGACGGCCAAGTGAATGTCGCCGTCTCACCGCGCCAGCCCGGCTCGGCGATCAAGCCGCTCACCTACGCTGCCGCCTTCGAGCGCGGCTATGCGCCGGCCGATGTGTTCTTTGACGTCCGCTCGACGTTCACAACCCGCCGCGGCGAGCCCTTCGTCCCCGTCAATTACGACCACGACTATCATGGCCCGATATCCCTCCGGACCGCGCTCGGCGCCTCGATCAACGTCGTTGCCGTCCAGCTGCTCGACCGGATCGGCGTTTCGGCGCTGGTCGAGATGGGGCAGCGGCTTGGGATCTCGACATGGCACGACGCTGACCGCTACGACCTCGCCCTCACCCTCGGCGGCGGCGAGGTGACGCTGCTCGACCTGACGGCAGCGTACGCTGCGTTTGCAAACGGCGGGCTTCTCTCTCCCCCGGCTGACCTGCTGCGGATCGAATCGAGCGCAGGGCAGACGCTCGTTGCGATCGAGCGGCCGCCGCCGCGGCAGGTGCTCGCCCCGGAAATCGCCTACCTTGTCGCCCACGTGCTGAGCGACCCCCGCGCCCGCGAACTGTCCTTCGGCATGAACAATCCGCTGACGCTCTCCCGTCCGGCCGGCGTGAAGACAGGCACGACCAGCCGCTTCCGCGACAACTGGACGATCGGCTTCACGCCGCAGCTGGTGGTCGGCGTCTGGGTCGGCAACAGCGACGGCCGGCCGATGCGCGAGGTGAGCGGTATCTCCGGGGCGGCCCCGATCTGGCGCGACTTCATCAGCGAGGCGCTGCGCGGCGAGCCGGCGCAGGCATTTCCCGTCCCGGCGGGGATTGTTTGGGCTGCAGTCTGCGAGGTGGACGGCAAGCGCGCTGCGCCCGACTGCCCGCGGGTCGTCCTTGAGCCGTTTCTCGCCGGCCGCGAGCCGAGCGAGCCGTCGACGAGCTACCAGCGCCTCCGGATCGACAGCGCGACCGGCCGGCTGTGGGAGCCGGGCTGCCGCGGACCGGTCAGCGAGCGCCTGTTCTGGATCGTCCCGCCACCGGCGCTCGCGTGGGCGCAGGAGCGCGGCATCCCCCTGCCGCCGACTGAGAGCTGTCTCACCGGTCAGCGCGACGAGGCACCTCGGTTCGTCCGGCTCGTCGCGCCCGACGACGGCGCCGAACTGGT
- a CDS encoding LLM class flavin-dependent oxidoreductase, with protein sequence MTKSPRIGVALPSLVGDREATWEDIRAVALAAERAGIDSVWYLDHFFLARGGGRLGVRECWTVLSAIGALTERVRIGSLVLCQSFRHPALLAKAAATLQEVTKGRLILGLGAGWFEEEYREYGFPFDRRVARLEEYVAIVIRLLAGETVSFRGRFFALENARLSPPPPPTPVWLATLRPRMNALLGRVGDGWNGAWYGGNVEPFRARLAALREEISRAGRDPAALELSVGVLAVPIAAAADAPRALAAVRRAASQFAPLTDEELRARVFIGRPDEIAALARRYGEAGADTVILSLGAAPFAVADAALVEPTLRALAG encoded by the coding sequence ATGACCAAGTCACCGCGTATCGGCGTTGCGCTTCCCTCGCTGGTCGGCGACCGCGAGGCGACGTGGGAGGACATTCGAGCGGTAGCGCTTGCTGCCGAACGGGCGGGGATCGACTCGGTGTGGTATCTCGATCACTTTTTCCTCGCCCGCGGCGGCGGTCGGCTCGGGGTGCGCGAGTGCTGGACAGTCTTGTCTGCGATTGGCGCGCTGACGGAGCGGGTGCGGATCGGCAGCCTCGTGCTCTGCCAGTCCTTCCGGCATCCGGCGCTGCTTGCGAAAGCGGCTGCTACCCTTCAGGAGGTGACAAAGGGCCGGCTCATTCTCGGCTTGGGCGCGGGGTGGTTCGAGGAGGAATACCGTGAGTACGGCTTCCCCTTTGACCGGCGCGTTGCTCGGCTGGAGGAGTATGTCGCGATCGTCATCCGGCTGCTGGCGGGAGAGACCGTGTCGTTCCGGGGGCGATTTTTCGCGCTGGAGAACGCGCGCCTCTCCCCGCCGCCTCCGCCGACGCCCGTCTGGCTTGCGACCTTGCGGCCGCGCATGAACGCGCTCCTTGGCCGGGTGGGCGACGGGTGGAACGGCGCTTGGTACGGCGGCAATGTCGAGCCGTTTCGCGCTCGCCTCGCGGCCCTGCGCGAGGAGATCAGCCGTGCCGGGCGCGACCCCGCCGCGCTTGAACTGTCGGTTGGGGTGCTCGCTGTTCCCATTGCCGCGGCGGCGGATGCCCCGCGCGCACTGGCCGCCGTCCGGCGTGCCGCAAGCCAGTTTGCTCCGCTGACGGATGAGGAACTGCGCGCCCGCGTCTTCATTGGCCGTCCTGATGAGATCGCGGCGCTCGCTCGCCGCTACGGTGAAGCCGGAGCCGACACGGTCATCCTCTCTCTCGGCGCGGCCCCCTTCGCCGTGGCTGATGCCGCGCTGGTCGAGCCGACGCTGCGCGCCTTGGCCGGATGA
- a CDS encoding MFS transporter produces MEIVRRFRAQDRPVQLLLINDLTIFLSFFMLFPYLATYFADTLGFPAWLVGIILGVRVFCQQGLTILGGTLADQIGFKPVIVAGLLLRTIGFLLFGVTASLPGVLLAAILTGLAGALFGPSLRAYLAAEAPKRRAEVFALDAVFAQTGTLLGPLVGVVLLQFSFQLVCLSAAAVFFVLGVVQLFSLPPRGGGGAGVASAFSSWREVFGNRPFLLYSLSMLGFFTLFNQIYIGLPLEIRRLTGSELLVGAIFFISSAMTIFGQLRVTSFCQERWGEAASLPWGVLVMGLAFVPPLVGALFLPLPGESIFAALINASPVLLAAAILTFGLLIVRPFQMALIPLLAGDRLLGTYTGVFWMWSGIGATIGNTLTGFAFDAQRTAGLTALPWALLVGLGLLSALAVALVTRGEQFSRRVNAGERVSPPLPAGTSRASSASKS; encoded by the coding sequence GTGGAAATCGTTCGCCGCTTTCGCGCTCAAGACCGGCCGGTTCAGCTTCTCCTCATCAACGATCTGACGATCTTCCTCAGCTTTTTTATGCTCTTTCCGTATCTCGCCACCTACTTCGCCGATACGCTGGGCTTTCCTGCGTGGCTTGTCGGGATCATCCTCGGGGTGCGGGTCTTCTGCCAGCAAGGATTGACAATCCTCGGCGGAACACTCGCCGACCAGATCGGGTTCAAGCCGGTGATCGTCGCCGGTCTCCTGCTGCGAACGATCGGCTTTCTGCTCTTTGGGGTCACCGCCTCCCTGCCGGGGGTGCTGCTCGCCGCGATCCTGACCGGGCTCGCCGGCGCCCTCTTCGGCCCCTCCCTGCGCGCCTATCTTGCTGCCGAAGCGCCGAAGCGCCGCGCCGAGGTGTTCGCGCTCGATGCCGTCTTCGCCCAAACCGGCACCTTGCTCGGACCGCTCGTCGGCGTGGTCCTCCTCCAGTTCAGCTTTCAGCTCGTCTGTCTCTCTGCGGCTGCGGTGTTCTTCGTGCTCGGCGTCGTCCAGCTGTTCTCTCTTCCGCCGCGCGGCGGGGGCGGCGCAGGAGTTGCCTCAGCGTTCAGCAGCTGGCGGGAAGTGTTCGGCAATCGGCCGTTCCTTCTCTATTCGCTCTCGATGCTCGGTTTCTTCACCCTGTTCAACCAGATCTATATCGGGCTGCCGCTGGAGATCCGCCGCCTGACGGGGAGCGAACTGCTTGTCGGAGCGATTTTCTTCATCTCCTCGGCGATGACTATTTTCGGCCAGCTGCGGGTCACCTCGTTCTGCCAAGAACGGTGGGGAGAAGCGGCGTCGCTGCCGTGGGGGGTCCTCGTGATGGGGCTGGCATTCGTGCCGCCGCTCGTCGGCGCGTTGTTCCTCCCCCTTCCCGGCGAGAGCATTTTTGCCGCGCTGATCAATGCCAGCCCCGTTCTGCTTGCGGCGGCCATCCTCACGTTCGGGCTTCTCATCGTCCGCCCCTTTCAGATGGCCCTCATTCCCCTGCTCGCCGGCGACCGCCTGCTCGGCACCTACACCGGCGTGTTCTGGATGTGGTCGGGGATTGGCGCCACAATCGGCAATACCCTCACCGGCTTCGCCTTTGACGCGCAGCGCACCGCCGGCTTGACCGCGCTCCCATGGGCACTGCTCGTTGGGCTCGGCCTGCTCTCCGCGCTCGCCGTCGCCCTCGTCACGCGCGGGGAGCAGTTCAGCCGCCGGGTCAACGCTGGCGAACGCGTCTCACCGCCTCTCCCCGCCGGGACATCCCGCGCTTCTTCGGCTTCGAAATCGTGA
- a CDS encoding PBP1A family penicillin-binding protein produces the protein MTGSWRQTGRSPNSPPARHLRRRARERMRARRRPGSAQRLLRLLLVASIVAVSSAFFLSAASAAAATVALSRVLIDLPDPANLSTRETFKSTKIYDRNGELLYELIAENGGRRTPVTLSDLSSHIIRATLATEDPTFYEEYNLGVDLRGIARAAWHEYTGERLSGGSTITQQLARAALMTPDEAAERSYTRKAREIALAVQISQRYSKDQILQMYFNEIYYGNLNYGIAAAAEGYFGKRPKDLTLAEAALLAGLPQAPSLYNPLLYPERAKARQRDVLRLMVARGMITQAEADAAYEEPLVYKPPRYDIKAPHFVMYVRELLEERFGGPRLYRGGYHVYTTLDLRLQAEAEQIVKKHIDAARRFRATNASLVAVDPKKGEILVMVGSYDYWEKSIDGQVNVALMERQPGSSIKPITYAAAFMKGWTPGTIVIDSPISFRDGSRVWTPMNYDNRFHGAMTVREALGNSWNIPAVKALQFVGVREMIELARKMGITSFKDANRYGLAITLGGGEVRLIDHVQAYATFANLGLKVPLTPFLKILDENGQVVYDAATDPARQPERVLTEEIAYMIADMLNDPQARRVTFGTGPPLRLSRPAAVKTGTTDDHRDGWTMGYTPYLVTGIWVGNSDNRPMAGLNGSRTPALIWNEFMERAFGYFPKDEFDGVHFQPAEGAGEKHWVSKLWYDKPARVVNPRTCVAEGLPPECARVSNDLYIRGFEPPAPRFKVEKVLVLKSDPSLRANEGCKPEEVEDREFYILLPSAGTPTPEERELPQPPTRWAPCAIAAFTPTPTPGPVMPQPVGTPGPQLRGPFGVAIAAPAAGAVLRGNVPISGIANVANFAAYKVEVSPGLNGAQFTAIGESLAPGDGFLATFPTTQFRNGSYTIYLHVFDRSGGRQTTTIPVVVAN, from the coding sequence ATGACCGGCTCGTGGAGGCAAACCGGCCGGAGCCCCAATTCGCCGCCTGCTCGGCATCTTCGCCGACGGGCGCGCGAGCGAATGCGCGCTCGCCGACGCCCTGGGTCGGCGCAGCGGCTCCTCCGCCTTCTCCTCGTCGCAAGCATCGTTGCGGTCAGCAGCGCTTTCTTCCTCTCGGCAGCGAGCGCAGCTGCCGCAACAGTCGCTCTGTCGCGGGTGTTGATCGATCTCCCCGACCCGGCCAACCTTTCCACTCGCGAAACGTTCAAGTCGACCAAGATTTACGACCGGAACGGCGAACTGCTGTACGAACTGATCGCCGAGAACGGCGGTCGGCGAACGCCCGTCACCCTGAGCGACCTCTCGAGCCACATTATCCGGGCGACCTTGGCGACCGAGGACCCGACATTCTATGAGGAATACAACCTCGGCGTCGACCTGCGGGGGATCGCCCGCGCGGCGTGGCACGAATATACCGGTGAGCGGCTGTCCGGCGGGAGCACGATTACGCAGCAGCTGGCGCGCGCAGCCCTCATGACGCCGGACGAAGCGGCGGAGCGAAGCTATACCCGCAAAGCGCGCGAGATTGCGCTCGCGGTCCAGATCAGTCAGCGCTACAGCAAAGACCAAATTTTGCAGATGTATTTCAATGAAATCTACTACGGAAACCTGAACTACGGGATCGCGGCGGCCGCCGAAGGGTACTTCGGCAAGCGCCCGAAAGACCTCACCCTCGCGGAAGCGGCACTGCTCGCGGGGCTGCCGCAAGCGCCGAGCCTCTACAACCCCCTGCTCTACCCCGAGCGGGCGAAGGCGCGCCAGCGCGACGTTCTTCGCCTCATGGTGGCGCGGGGCATGATCACCCAAGCCGAAGCCGACGCCGCCTACGAGGAGCCGCTCGTCTACAAGCCGCCGAGATACGACATCAAAGCGCCGCATTTCGTCATGTACGTGCGCGAGCTGCTCGAGGAGCGGTTCGGCGGTCCGCGGCTCTACCGCGGCGGCTACCACGTCTACACGACGCTCGACCTCCGGCTCCAAGCCGAGGCAGAACAGATCGTCAAAAAGCATATCGACGCCGCCCGGCGCTTCCGCGCGACGAATGCTTCGCTTGTCGCCGTTGACCCCAAAAAAGGCGAGATCCTCGTCATGGTCGGCAGCTACGACTATTGGGAGAAGAGCATCGACGGCCAAGTGAACGTGGCCCTGATGGAGCGACAGCCCGGCAGTTCGATCAAGCCGATCACCTATGCCGCCGCCTTCATGAAGGGCTGGACCCCCGGCACGATCGTCATCGACTCTCCGATTTCGTTCCGCGACGGTTCGCGCGTCTGGACACCGATGAACTACGACAACCGCTTCCACGGCGCGATGACCGTGCGCGAAGCGCTAGGCAACTCGTGGAACATCCCCGCGGTCAAGGCGCTCCAGTTTGTCGGCGTGCGAGAGATGATCGAGCTCGCTCGGAAGATGGGCATCACCAGCTTCAAGGATGCAAACCGGTACGGCCTTGCGATCACGCTCGGCGGCGGCGAAGTGCGGCTGATCGATCACGTGCAGGCGTATGCAACGTTCGCCAATCTCGGGCTGAAAGTGCCGCTCACGCCGTTCCTGAAAATCCTCGACGAGAACGGCCAAGTGGTCTACGATGCTGCGACCGACCCGGCTCGCCAGCCGGAGCGCGTGCTGACGGAAGAGATCGCCTACATGATCGCCGACATGCTCAACGACCCGCAGGCGCGCCGCGTGACGTTCGGCACCGGTCCGCCCCTTCGCCTCAGCCGCCCCGCCGCCGTCAAGACCGGCACGACAGATGACCATCGCGACGGCTGGACGATGGGCTACACGCCGTACCTTGTGACCGGGATCTGGGTCGGCAATTCGGACAATCGCCCGATGGCGGGGCTGAACGGGTCGCGCACGCCCGCGCTCATTTGGAACGAGTTTATGGAGCGCGCCTTCGGCTATTTCCCGAAGGATGAGTTTGACGGCGTCCATTTCCAGCCTGCTGAAGGCGCCGGCGAGAAGCACTGGGTCAGCAAGCTCTGGTACGACAAGCCGGCCCGCGTGGTCAACCCGCGCACCTGCGTCGCCGAAGGGCTCCCCCCAGAATGCGCCCGCGTCTCCAACGACCTTTACATTCGCGGGTTTGAGCCGCCGGCACCGCGGTTCAAGGTCGAAAAAGTGCTCGTTCTGAAGAGCGACCCCTCCCTGCGCGCCAACGAAGGATGCAAGCCAGAGGAGGTCGAGGATCGGGAGTTCTACATCCTGCTGCCGAGCGCGGGCACCCCCACTCCAGAAGAGCGTGAGCTTCCGCAGCCGCCTACCCGCTGGGCGCCCTGCGCGATCGCCGCCTTCACCCCGACCCCGACGCCAGGGCCAGTGATGCCGCAGCCGGTCGGCACCCCTGGGCCACAGCTTCGCGGCCCGTTCGGGGTCGCGATCGCCGCGCCGGCGGCCGGCGCCGTCCTGCGCGGCAATGTGCCGATCTCGGGGATCGCCAACGTGGCAAATTTCGCCGCCTACAAAGTTGAGGTCAGTCCCGGGCTGAACGGCGCCCAGTTCACTGCCATTGGGGAGTCGCTCGCACCCGGCGACGGCTTTCTCGCGACTTTCCCAACCACGCAGTTCCGAAACGGCAGCTACACGATCTATCTGCACGTCTTCGACCGCAGCGGCGGTCGGCAGACGACGACAATCCCCGTCGTGGTAGCAAACTGA